One stretch of Eupeodes corollae chromosome 2, idEupCoro1.1, whole genome shotgun sequence DNA includes these proteins:
- the LOC129947349 gene encoding protein sprouty, giving the protein MDRRNGGDPLAPPRPPKLLPRVHRPRAAEPPMMSAPPTQVQHQHQQQQQQLCTNNHLSSRSNNTNNNNNHTNSSNSINSNSNSNNRLNNTIASSRNSNNINNNSSSSNTTHLTTPLLQLHHHQQQQQQHPHTTVSLNRNNSNLSSASSTSSVSTTVSSVNSFTRRRPPPPPLAALTLTAPSSSPILPLLGASLNLNLLNNNININSIEPVPVSPVTLAAPRPESERLTNEYVDTPFRTAQQLQQASRNQHPAGQHIHGQTTTQHNLLLLQQSQRQQQQHNQQQQQQHHSSHHQSSGSHSNVVGTCVVSAATAASIHSNSRSLKGDATGGTGTTPGFGASHATSTTPASANANATLATSPPTITRLQQHHRPNALPITQPITKQPASTTTFKKDLSESMFHEDPLDLHHIGGGGASAGSMGSGSLGSPIGGIILGDGAINPITCPRCERCRCEQCQSPRQLPQTWVCNKTCLCSAETIIDYASCLCCVKALFYHCARDQDMECDDGDSTLCVDDPCSCLPNKRTQRWGWLGALSLVLPCLWCYWPMRGCVAICEKCYARHAGHGCRCQAIGSTSSMLPIVNIGRSGTGGTNATIGGTKSSGISGGVHSGISGSGNGHHHHHHHHGGGGGGGNNGGSEISAARILRKCDITPEKRLLDSSPEY; this is encoded by the coding sequence ATGGATCGCAGAAATGGCGGCGATCCTTTGGCGCCTCCCCGGCCCCCTAAACTATTACCTCGTGTCCATCGTCCAAGGGCTGCGGAGCCACCGATGATGAGTGCACCGCCAACACAAGTGCAACACCAgcatcaacagcagcaacaacaattaTGTACAAACAATCATTTGAGTAGTAGaagcaacaacaccaacaacaacaacaaccacaccaACAGCAGTAATAGCattaatagtaatagtaatagcaACAATCGATTGAACAATACAATCGCCAGCAGTCGAAAcagtaataatattaataataacagCAGCAGTAGTAACACTACGCATCTAACGACACCGCTACTGCAACTGCATCACcatcagcaacagcaacagcaacatccTCATACAACAGTTAGTTTAAATCGGAACAATAGCAATTTAAGTAGCGCCTCATCCACGTCATCAGTGTCGACCACAGTGTCGTCGGTGAACAGTTTCACACGCCGAAGACCCCCACCGCCACCACTGGCAGCGTTGACGCTAACTGCTCCATCATCATCACCCATACTACCGTTACTTGGAGCAAGTCTTaatctaaatttattaaataataatataaatattaatagtaTCGAACCAGTACCAGTATCGCCTGTCACGCTGGCGGCACCGCGACCTGAATCGGAGCGGCTCACCAATGAGTATGTGGACACACCGTTTCGGACGGCGCAGCAATTACAGCAGGCGTCACGCAATCAACATCCGGCGGGTCAGCACATCCATGGCCAAACCACAACTCAACACAATCTACTGTTGCTGCAACAAAGTcagcggcagcagcagcagcacaaccaacagcaacagcagcagcatcatTCGAGTCATCATCAATCTAGTGGTAGCCATAGTAATGTCGTCGGCACCTGCGTCGTCAGTGCTGCTACGGCAGCATCAATACATTCGAATTCACGTAGCCTTAAGGGAGACGCGACAGGAGGCACGGGCACGACGCCGGGATTTGGGGCGTCACATGCGACGTCGACGACGCCGGCGTCGGCGAATGCGAACGCGACGCTGGCAACCTCACCACCCACAATCACCCGCCTTCAACAGCACCATCGACCTAATGCGCTGCCCATTACCCAGCCTATCACCAAGCAACCCGCCTCAACAACCACATTCAAGAAGGACCTGTCTGAGTCCATGTTTCACGAGGACCCGCTCGACCTACATCACATCGGAGGCGGCGGCGCTAGTGCTGGTAGCATGGGAAGCGGCAGTTTGGGCTCCCCTATCGGAGGTATCATTCTCGGCGATGGTGCAATCAACCCCATCACCTGCCCTCGCTGCGAACGCTGTCGCTGTGAGCAATGCCAAAGTCCAAGGCAGCTGCCACAGACCTGGGTGTGCAACAAAACCTGTCTCTGCAGTGCCGAGACTATCATTGACTACGCCTCATGCTTGTGCTGTGTCAAGGCGCTCTTCTACCACTGCGCCCGCGATCAAGATATGGAATGCGACGATGGCGATAGCACACTCTGCGTGGACGATCCTTGCTCGTGCCTGCCCAACAAACGCACCCAACGCTGGGGCTGGCTCGGAGCACTTTCCCTCGTTCTGCCATGCCTTTGGTGTTACTGGCCAATGCGCGGATGTGTCGCGATATGCGAGAAGTGCTATGCACGGCACGCTGGCCATGGCTGCCGGTGTCAAGCCATCGGCTCGACTAGCAGCATGTTACCCATTGTCAATATCGGCCGAAGTGGGACGGGGGGCACCAACGCCACAATTGGTGGCACTAAGTCATCGGGAATCAGTGGAGGAGTTCATAGCGGTATTAGCGGAAGTGGTAATGGccaccaccatcatcaccatcatcatggAGGCGGTGGCGGAGGCGGCAACAATGGTGGCAGTGAAATCAGTGCTGCCCGAATACTACGCAAGTGTGACATCACGCCCGAGAAAAGATTGCTCGACTCAAGTCCTGAATACTAA